One segment of Camelus ferus isolate YT-003-E chromosome 26, BCGSAC_Cfer_1.0, whole genome shotgun sequence DNA contains the following:
- the LOC106728844 gene encoding beta-defensin 103A: MRIRCLLFALLFLFLLPVPGNGRIINKLQKYYCKIRSGRCAVLGCLPKEEQIGRCSLSGRKCCRKKK; the protein is encoded by the exons ATGAGGATCCGCTGCCTCCTCTTCGCCCTGCTCTTCCTGTTCTTGCTGCCTGTTCCAG gTAATGGACGCATCATAAACAAGTTACAGAAGTATTATTGCAAAATCAGAAGCGGCCGCTGCGCTGTGCTTGGCTGCCTCCCAAAGGAGGAACAGATAGGCCGCTGCTCTCTGAGTGGCCGAAAATGCTGCCGCAAGAAGAAGTGA